A part of Mycolicibacterium sp. TUM20985 genomic DNA contains:
- a CDS encoding ABC transporter ATP-binding protein — MATVRFAHVTKSYGPIPVVTDLSLELPDGSFTVLVGPSGCGKSTSLRMLAGLESVTSGTITIGDRDVTHLQPRDRDVAMVFQNYALYPHLTVRENIAFPLRAAKVPRAEALERAAAVAESLDLSKLLARKPKDLSGGQQQRVAIGRAIIREPSVFLFDEPLSNLDAKLRVETRTELLQIQRRLGITCLYVTHDQEEAMTLSDRMVVMRDGRAAQVGTPLEVYDAPVDTFVASFVGSPKMNILDGDLADGSFTLANGFVLTTERADARGAVTLGIRPDDLIPTATDGAEATVKLVELLGPRAIVTIDARGAELTSVVESARMSGITEGAAVSLSTRPGAAHVFDPQTGRRSVGTHQHPTSEGQVHA, encoded by the coding sequence ATGGCAACCGTTCGGTTCGCACACGTCACCAAGTCCTACGGGCCGATTCCCGTGGTCACCGACCTCAGCCTCGAGCTGCCCGACGGGTCGTTCACCGTCCTCGTCGGGCCGTCGGGGTGCGGTAAGTCGACGTCGCTGCGGATGCTCGCCGGCCTCGAGTCCGTCACCTCGGGCACCATCACCATCGGTGACCGTGACGTGACCCATCTGCAGCCGCGCGACCGGGACGTGGCCATGGTGTTCCAGAACTACGCTCTGTACCCGCATCTCACGGTGCGGGAGAACATCGCCTTTCCGCTACGGGCCGCGAAGGTCCCGCGCGCGGAGGCGTTGGAGCGGGCCGCGGCGGTGGCCGAGTCACTGGATCTCTCGAAGTTGTTGGCGCGCAAACCGAAGGATCTCAGCGGCGGCCAGCAGCAGCGGGTCGCGATCGGCCGGGCGATCATCCGCGAGCCGTCGGTCTTCCTGTTCGACGAACCCCTGAGCAATCTCGACGCGAAGCTGCGGGTGGAGACGCGCACCGAACTGCTGCAGATTCAGCGCCGCCTGGGCATCACCTGCCTGTACGTCACCCACGATCAGGAGGAGGCGATGACCCTCTCGGACCGGATGGTGGTGATGCGTGACGGTCGCGCGGCGCAGGTGGGCACCCCGTTGGAGGTGTACGACGCACCGGTCGACACGTTCGTCGCCTCGTTCGTGGGCAGCCCCAAGATGAACATCCTCGACGGCGACTTGGCCGACGGATCATTCACTCTCGCAAACGGATTCGTGCTGACCACCGAACGCGCTGACGCACGCGGCGCCGTCACGCTGGGCATCCGACCCGACGACCTGATCCCCACCGCCACCGATGGAGCCGAGGCGACGGTGAAGCTCGTAGAGCTGCTGGGCCCGCGGGCGATCGTCACCATCGACGCCCGCGGCGCCGAGTTGACCAGCGTCGTCGAATCCGCACGGATGTCCGGCATCACCGAAGGCGCGGCGGTGAGCCTGTCGACACGACCGGGCGCCGCGCACGTCTTCGACCCACAGACCGGCCGACGCAGCGTCGGCACCCACCAGCACCCGACGAGTGAAGGCCAGGTACACGCATGA
- a CDS encoding SDR family NAD(P)-dependent oxidoreductase: protein MTKTVVVTGAGSGIGRAIATTLAERSWQVVVTDIDGAAAQAVAEALPAGDGVRHESAVLNVSSPEDASTVSLDVTDRLGLDAWVSNAGISFMHSFLEAPIARYDQTMDVNLKGVFVCGQAAARAMVRSGTAGAIVNTASMAGKQGRVPFLADYVASKFGVVGLTQAMAYELGEHGITVNCVCPGYVETPMQSRELEWEATLRGITTEGVRTMMVQDTPLRRLEQPEDVARSVAFLVSPDARFITGEALAVNGGAYMD from the coding sequence ATGACGAAGACAGTCGTAGTCACCGGCGCAGGGTCCGGAATCGGCCGTGCCATCGCGACGACGCTCGCCGAACGGTCGTGGCAGGTCGTGGTGACCGACATCGACGGGGCCGCCGCGCAGGCGGTCGCGGAGGCGCTACCGGCGGGCGACGGCGTCCGCCACGAGTCAGCGGTGCTGAACGTCAGCTCGCCGGAGGACGCGTCGACGGTCTCCCTGGACGTGACCGATCGCCTCGGACTGGACGCCTGGGTCAGCAATGCCGGCATCTCGTTCATGCACAGCTTCCTCGAGGCGCCCATCGCACGCTACGACCAGACGATGGACGTCAACCTCAAGGGCGTCTTCGTGTGCGGTCAGGCTGCGGCCCGGGCGATGGTGCGCAGCGGCACCGCGGGCGCAATCGTCAACACCGCGTCGATGGCGGGCAAGCAGGGCCGGGTGCCCTTCCTCGCCGACTACGTGGCGTCGAAATTCGGGGTCGTCGGTCTGACCCAGGCGATGGCCTACGAACTCGGCGAGCACGGCATCACGGTGAACTGCGTATGTCCCGGTTATGTCGAGACGCCCATGCAGTCAAGGGAATTGGAGTGGGAAGCCACGCTGCGTGGCATCACGACCGAGGGTGTCCGCACCATGATGGTCCAGGACACGCCACTGCGTCGACTCGAACAACCCGAGGACGTGGCCCGCTCGGTCGCGTTCCTAGTCTCCCCCGATGCCCGGTTCATCACCGGGGAGGCCTTGGCCGTCAACGGCGGCGCCTACATGGATTGA
- a CDS encoding winged helix-turn-helix transcriptional regulator, which translates to MTVLRGPLADRDSWSAAGHCPVEKTMGLVGTRSAMLIMREAYYGTTRFDDFSRRVGITKAATSARLSELVEAGLLAKQPYREAGQRSRDEYVLTEQGTAFMPVVWAMFDWGKAYFADVPLRLEHLGCGAEAVVKVRCTDGHDVPPEELALRVR; encoded by the coding sequence ATGACAGTCCTCAGGGGACCGCTAGCGGACCGCGACTCCTGGTCGGCGGCGGGCCACTGCCCGGTCGAGAAGACCATGGGGCTGGTGGGCACCAGGTCGGCGATGCTGATCATGCGCGAGGCGTACTACGGGACCACTCGCTTCGACGACTTCTCCCGTCGCGTCGGGATCACGAAGGCGGCCACCTCGGCCCGGCTGTCCGAACTCGTGGAGGCCGGACTCCTCGCCAAGCAACCGTATCGGGAAGCTGGCCAGCGCAGCCGCGACGAATACGTGCTGACCGAACAGGGAACGGCGTTCATGCCCGTCGTCTGGGCCATGTTCGACTGGGGGAAGGCCTATTTCGCCGACGTCCCGCTGCGCCTGGAGCACCTCGGCTGCGGTGCGGAGGCGGTCGTGAAAGTGCGCTGCACCGACGGCCACGACGTGCCGCCCGAGGAACTCGCGCTACGGGTGCGTTGA
- a CDS encoding ABC transporter substrate-binding protein has protein sequence MRLKRNTRIEPRRKRSILGAPAIAILAALALILSGCAGSGGPEQAQSTGTGEVGKDVSGTVRILMENVPDTDVVKEMVPEFNKEYPNVKVDIETLTYDQMRDKLVSSFQSSSPTYDLIIVDNPWMVDFAKANFLQPLDSRIDGTPDYDAADFFKPLTEITTVDGVRYGVPFYNYALGYLYNTDDLAEAKLPVPTTLDELVSTSKALKVGDRAGIAMQPQRGYKIFEEWGNWLFAAGGSIYDADGKPTLNTPQAKQALNAYIDTYKTAAPPNSLNWAFDEAFRSVSSDQAASMISYNWNLPALNEPGSGPSAGKFKLAAIPGGKQVLGSWSWAIPTNSGASDAAWAFTSWLTSKVHDIQRTEKGGAAIRQSTLQDPAVLNGPLGADYYKTVEQMLGNAAPLSQGPSGEEMIQAVGTELNEAVAGTKSVDDALAAAQAAAEKIQG, from the coding sequence ATGAGATTGAAGCGAAACACCCGTATCGAGCCACGACGGAAGCGGTCGATCCTCGGCGCTCCCGCCATCGCGATCTTGGCCGCGCTGGCCTTGATCCTCAGCGGCTGCGCCGGCAGCGGTGGCCCCGAGCAAGCCCAGTCGACGGGCACCGGCGAGGTCGGCAAGGACGTCTCCGGCACCGTGCGCATCCTCATGGAGAACGTGCCCGACACCGACGTCGTCAAGGAGATGGTGCCGGAATTCAACAAGGAGTACCCGAACGTCAAGGTCGACATCGAGACGCTGACCTACGACCAGATGCGCGACAAGCTGGTGTCCTCCTTTCAGTCCTCGTCGCCCACCTACGACCTGATCATCGTCGACAACCCGTGGATGGTGGACTTCGCCAAGGCGAACTTCCTGCAGCCGTTGGATTCTCGGATCGACGGCACGCCCGACTACGACGCCGCGGACTTCTTCAAGCCGCTCACCGAGATCACCACCGTCGACGGCGTGCGCTACGGCGTGCCGTTCTACAACTACGCGCTCGGCTACCTCTACAACACCGACGACCTGGCCGAGGCCAAGCTGCCCGTGCCCACCACCCTCGACGAGTTGGTGAGCACCTCGAAGGCACTCAAGGTCGGTGACCGCGCGGGTATCGCGATGCAGCCGCAGCGGGGCTACAAGATCTTCGAGGAGTGGGGCAACTGGCTGTTCGCCGCCGGCGGTTCGATCTACGACGCCGACGGCAAGCCCACGCTCAACACCCCGCAGGCCAAGCAGGCCCTCAACGCCTACATCGACACCTACAAGACCGCAGCCCCGCCGAACAGTCTGAACTGGGCCTTCGACGAGGCGTTCCGGTCGGTGTCCAGCGATCAGGCCGCGTCGATGATCAGCTACAACTGGAACCTGCCCGCCCTCAACGAGCCCGGTTCGGGTCCGTCGGCGGGCAAGTTCAAGTTGGCGGCCATCCCCGGCGGCAAGCAGGTCCTGGGCTCGTGGAGCTGGGCCATCCCGACGAACTCGGGTGCGTCGGATGCCGCCTGGGCGTTCACGTCATGGCTCACCAGCAAGGTGCACGACATACAGCGCACCGAGAAGGGTGGCGCCGCCATCCGGCAGAGCACGCTGCAGGATCCAGCGGTCCTGAACGGCCCGCTCGGCGCCGACTACTACAAGACGGTCGAGCAGATGCTCGGCAACGCGGCGCCGCTGAGCCAGGGTCCCAGCGGTGAGGAGATGATCCAGGCCGTCGGCACCGAGCTCAACGAGGCCGTCGCCGGGACCAAGAGCGTCGACGACGCCCTGGCCGCCGCGCAGGCCGCCGCCGAGAAGATCCAGGGCTAG
- a CDS encoding BtpA/SgcQ family protein, with protein sequence MTTTWLDEVFHTTKPVIAMLHLSALPGDPGYDSAGGIAAVVARAREELDELQAGGVDGVMVSNEFSLPYLTKTEPITAITMARIIGELLPVFEVPYGVNVLWDGQASIDLAVATGAQFVREIFTGVYASDFGLWNTNIGEVARHRARVGGANVKLFFNVVPESATYLAARDLAAITRTTVFATLPDAICVSGATAGAPTDAEALRVVKSAAGAVPVFVNTGVRAENVAEQLAIADGAIVGTYFKEGGVFENRAERSRVSELMGQARKFREQLT encoded by the coding sequence GTGACCACCACTTGGCTCGACGAGGTCTTCCACACGACGAAGCCCGTCATCGCCATGCTTCACCTCTCCGCCCTGCCCGGAGATCCCGGCTACGACAGCGCCGGCGGTATCGCCGCCGTCGTGGCGCGTGCGCGCGAGGAACTCGACGAACTGCAGGCCGGTGGCGTGGACGGCGTGATGGTCTCCAACGAGTTCAGCCTGCCGTACCTGACGAAGACCGAACCGATCACCGCGATCACGATGGCCAGGATCATCGGTGAGCTGCTGCCCGTCTTCGAGGTGCCCTACGGCGTGAACGTGCTGTGGGACGGACAGGCGTCGATCGACCTGGCCGTCGCGACCGGCGCCCAATTCGTCCGGGAGATCTTCACCGGCGTGTACGCCAGCGATTTCGGTCTGTGGAACACCAACATCGGCGAAGTGGCGCGCCATCGTGCACGCGTCGGAGGCGCCAACGTCAAGCTGTTCTTCAACGTCGTTCCCGAATCTGCGACCTATCTCGCGGCGCGGGATCTAGCGGCCATCACCCGCACGACCGTGTTCGCCACGCTGCCCGATGCGATCTGCGTGTCAGGAGCGACGGCCGGCGCGCCGACCGACGCCGAGGCGCTGCGTGTGGTGAAGTCTGCCGCGGGTGCGGTCCCGGTGTTCGTGAACACCGGGGTGCGCGCCGAGAACGTGGCCGAGCAGCTCGCGATCGCCGACGGCGCGATCGTCGGCACGTACTTCAAGGAGGGCGGGGTGTTCGAGAACCGGGCGGAGCGCTCGCGGGTATCGGAGCTGATGGGTCAGGCGCGCAAGTTCCGCGAGCAGCTCACCTGA
- a CDS encoding carbohydrate ABC transporter permease, translating into MTFKHGMVAPLVALFVGVVGFPLGYAFYLSVTDYKLTSRGAPRLVGADNYVATVQDAAFWQSFGTTAIFVGVAVGLELLIGLALALALQKQRWASDLTRSMLLAPMFITPIAVGLIFRFLLNDQIGAIPHLLHAVGLDYDFFGPGRALFTLAFIDVWQWTPFMVLLLLAGLESIPKEPLEAARVDGAGGWYVLRRVTLPLLAPVLVVAILLRCLDAMKVFEYVFATTRGGPGTETQTLQYFVYQTGIQFFRLGSASSMAFVVLLVVLTIIVIAFRRMERAKQS; encoded by the coding sequence ATGACGTTCAAGCACGGAATGGTCGCCCCCCTCGTCGCACTCTTCGTCGGGGTGGTCGGTTTCCCCCTCGGTTACGCGTTCTATCTGAGCGTCACCGACTACAAACTGACCAGCCGCGGTGCGCCCAGGCTGGTCGGCGCGGACAACTACGTCGCCACCGTGCAGGACGCGGCGTTCTGGCAGTCGTTCGGCACCACGGCGATCTTCGTCGGCGTGGCGGTCGGGCTGGAACTCCTCATCGGCCTGGCACTGGCGCTCGCCCTGCAAAAGCAGCGCTGGGCAAGCGATCTCACGCGTTCCATGCTCTTGGCGCCGATGTTCATCACCCCGATCGCCGTGGGGTTGATCTTCCGGTTCCTCCTCAACGACCAGATCGGCGCGATACCGCATCTGCTGCACGCGGTCGGCCTCGACTACGACTTCTTCGGTCCGGGCCGCGCCCTGTTCACCCTCGCCTTCATCGACGTGTGGCAGTGGACGCCGTTCATGGTGCTGCTGCTGCTCGCCGGACTCGAGTCCATCCCCAAGGAGCCACTCGAAGCGGCCAGGGTCGACGGTGCCGGCGGCTGGTACGTGCTGCGAAGGGTGACGCTGCCGTTGTTGGCGCCGGTGCTCGTCGTGGCGATCCTGCTTCGCTGCCTCGACGCCATGAAGGTGTTCGAGTACGTCTTCGCAACGACCCGCGGTGGACCGGGCACCGAGACGCAGACCCTGCAGTACTTCGTGTACCAGACCGGAATTCAGTTCTTCCGCCTCGGGTCCGCCTCGTCCATGGCCTTCGTGGTGCTCCTGGTCGTGCTGACGATCATCGTCATCGCGTTCCGCCGGATGGAGAGGGCCAAGCAGTCATGA
- a CDS encoding carbohydrate ABC transporter permease, producing the protein MTGSLADSRALTICRVALLWAAGISVLFPVAWIALASLKNPEQLNDPFLISFTPTLTAWRNVLASGILEAAGRSAMVALITVGISVVVGSMGAYAIARFRAGGTATRFGMLAAQVLPPAVLVFPFLTMAYALRLNDTLIPVIFAHLSFVLPVVTWFLIGFFEAVPRSLEEQAQVDGFTRWQAFRLVVLPQVFPGMGAAAIFGFTLSWNDLFYGLILAPGKAAILPVAIAGFNTFRGVQIGSMSAAILIAVVPVVIASFFIQRKLVQGISGGAVKF; encoded by the coding sequence ATGACGGGCTCACTGGCCGATTCGAGGGCACTGACCATCTGCCGCGTGGCTCTGCTGTGGGCAGCGGGGATCTCGGTGCTGTTCCCGGTAGCGTGGATAGCGCTGGCGAGCCTGAAGAACCCGGAGCAGTTGAACGATCCGTTCCTGATCTCGTTCACGCCCACGCTGACGGCGTGGCGCAACGTGCTGGCGTCGGGGATTCTCGAAGCCGCGGGCCGCAGTGCCATGGTGGCGCTCATCACCGTTGGCATCAGCGTGGTGGTCGGCAGCATGGGCGCCTATGCCATCGCCCGCTTCCGGGCCGGTGGCACCGCCACCCGCTTCGGGATGCTCGCCGCACAGGTCCTCCCGCCGGCCGTCCTGGTGTTTCCCTTCTTGACGATGGCCTACGCCCTGCGCCTCAACGACACGTTGATCCCGGTGATCTTCGCGCACCTGAGTTTCGTTCTGCCCGTGGTGACCTGGTTCCTGATCGGGTTCTTCGAGGCCGTCCCCCGGTCGCTGGAGGAGCAGGCTCAGGTCGACGGGTTCACCCGATGGCAGGCCTTCCGGCTCGTCGTCCTGCCGCAGGTCTTCCCCGGCATGGGGGCGGCGGCCATCTTCGGTTTCACTCTGTCGTGGAACGACCTCTTCTATGGGCTGATCCTGGCCCCCGGCAAGGCGGCCATCCTCCCGGTGGCCATCGCCGGCTTCAACACGTTCCGCGGCGTGCAGATCGGCTCCATGAGCGCCGCCATCCTGATCGCCGTCGTTCCCGTCGTCATCGCGAGTTTCTTCATCCAGCGCAAGCTGGTGCAGGGGATCAGCGGTGGCGCGGTGAAGTTCTAG